The Ovis canadensis isolate MfBH-ARS-UI-01 breed Bighorn chromosome 18, ARS-UI_OviCan_v2, whole genome shotgun sequence genome has a segment encoding these proteins:
- the GPR132 gene encoding probable G-protein coupled receptor 132, with protein MPGNTTLETSPALGTLSMGVSPHTCNVPFNNSRVFLVTVYSSVCVLGLPANCLTAWLTLLQARQGHVLAVYLFCLALCELLYISTLPLWVIYIQHGHRWPLSPWACKAAAYVFFCNLYVSILFLCCVSCDRFLAVVYALEMRGRRHQRTAILVSAAVFLLVGLVHSPVFKMEHSDTCFETLPMDRRVAGYYYARFTAGFAIPLSIIAVTNQRIFRTVQLSTSLSAAQKAKVRLLAIAVVAIFLVCFAPYHLVLLIKAAAFSYYKGAEDPVCAFEIRLYTASVVFLSLATVNSVADPIIYVLAAELTRQDMCRIHKGWKKWSTKMDNTKLTCSKDSEEARSPMSLTNSYAFPELGHPPGPSPGAPEGLAEGAC; from the exons ATGCCAG GAAACACCACGCTGGAGACCAGCCCTGCACTGGGGACCCTGTCGATGGGCGTGTCTCCCCACACATGCAACGTGCCCTTCAACAACAGCAGGGTGTTCCTGGTGACCGTGTATAGCAGTGTGTGCGTGCTGGGCCTGCCGGCCAACTGCCTGACGGCGTGGCTCACGCTGCTGCAGGCGCGCCAGGGCCACGTGCTGGCCGTCTACCTCTTCTGCCTGGCGCTCTGCGAGCTGCTCTACATCAGCACCCTGCCGCTCTGGGTCATCTACATCCAGCACGGGCACCGCTGGCCGCTCAGCCCCTGGGCCTGCAAGGCGGCCGCCTATGTCTTCTTCTGCAACCTCTACGTCAGCATCCTCTTCCTGTGCTGCGTCTCCTGCGACCGCTTCCTGGCGGTGGTGTACGCGCTGGAGATGCGCGGCCGCCGCCACCAGAGAACCGCCATCCTCGTCTCCGCGGCGGTCTTCCTCCTCGTCGGGCTCGTCCACTCCCCGGTGTTCAAGATGGAGCACAGCGACACCTGCTTCGAGACGCTGCCGATGGACCGCAGGGTGGCCGGGTACTACTACGCACGCTTCACGGCGGGCTTCGCCATCCCGCTGTCCATCATCGCCGTCACCAACCAGCGCATCTTCAGGACCGTCCAGCTGAGCACCAGCCTGAGCGCCGCCCAGAAGGCCAAGGTGAGGCTCCTGGCCATCGCGGTCGTGGCCATCTTCCTGGTCTGCTTCGCCCCCTATCACCTGGTGCTCCTGATCAAAGCCGCCGCCTTTTCCTACTACAAAGGGGCCGAAGACCCCGTGTGCGCCTTTGAAATCCGCCTGTACACAGCCTCCGTGGTGTTCCTGAGCCTGGCCACTGTGAACAGCGTGGCTGACCCCATCATCTACGTGCTGGCCGCGGAACTGACACGCCAGGACATGTGCAGGATCCACAAGGGGTGGAAAAAGTGGTCCACGAAGATGGACAACACCAAGCTCACGTGCTCGAAGGACTCAGAGGAGGCGCGCTCGCCCATGTCCCTCACAAACAGCTACGCCTTCCCGGAGCTCGGCCACCCCCCAGGGCCATCGCCAGGCGCCCCAGAGGGGCTGGCCGAAGGGGCCTGCTGA